From the genome of Streptomyces sp. NBC_01304:
CCGTCCCCATCGGGCTCCGCGCCCAAGAGCTGACGCTCCCCCGCCCCGTCCCAGACTTCCGCTCCCGCCGTGCCCGTTCCGGCGCGCACGGCGGGAGCCCCCGAAAGGAACCCCTCATGTCCCGCATCACCTTCCACGACGGCCAGGACGGCCAGCCCGAGGCACTGGAGCGCGTCGCCGCCCACGTCCGCGCCCAGCTCGCCGCACCGGCGCTCGACGCCCTGCGCGCCGCGCAGAAGCCGCTGTTCGCGGGCATCGGCGCCTCGTTCGCCGCGCTCGCCGTGCCCGTCGAGGTGCTGCGCGCCCACGGCGTGCCCGCCCAGCGGGTGCTGTCCAGCGAGATCGAGGACGGCCTGACCGGCTTCGACACCGACGTGCTGCTCGGCATCTCGCAGGGCGGCCGCAGCTCGGAGACGATCGCGGCGTTCAAGGCCGCCGAGGGCGCCCGCACGGTCGCCGTCCTCAACGTCACCCCCTCCCCCCTCGCCGAACTCGCCGAACTCGCCGTCGACATGGGCAACGAGCCCGACTCGTACGCCTCCACCGTCGGCTTCACCGGCACGATCGTCGCCCTCGACCTGATCGCCGGCGCGATCGCGGGCCGGGACGACGACCCGTGGCACGGCATCGGCGCGCACGTCCGCACGGTCCGCGAGCGGGCCGCCGCCGCGATCGCCCCGCTGCGCGCCCGCGCCGCCACCACCGTCGCCGCCGACTGCGTGGCCTCCGGCGCCTCCCGGGCGTCGGCGGAGGAGGCCGCCCTGCTCCTGCGCGAGGTCCCGCGCATCCCGGCCGCGGCCTCGGCGACCCGCAACTACCTGCACGGCGAGATGGAATCGGCCGGCAACACCCTGCACCTCGTCTTCGGCGACGGCCGCGAGATCGACCTGGCCCGCTCGCTGTCCGACGCCGGACACCTCACGCTCCTGGTCACCGCCGAGGACATCGCCCCCGGCGACCACCTCGGCGTGGTCCGCCTCCCGGCGACGTCCGCCGCACCCCGTGTCGTCCTGGAGACGGTGGCCGTCCAGGAACTGGTGCAGGCGCTGAGCGCCGAACGCGATGTACCGATCGAGTCGTTCGTGTTCGCCAACGACGACACCAAGGAAGGCGGCGTCGACCCGGGCGACTTCGCCATCGGCTCCCCCGATCTGACGCACGCCTGACCGGCGGCGTCCTGCGCAGGTCCCGCTCAGGACAAGGTGGGAGAGCGGGACCTGCGCCTGCGGCGTCGGGCTTGCCTCGATCGTTCGTGGCCTGGCTGCCGCAGCCGACACCGGCCGACCCTTCGGCCGGAGGCCGAACCGGGCATCCGATGACCGCGCCGACCGCTCCACATGACCGTCCGATGACAGCAAGGCACGCTTCCCTTGACCATTCGATCACCGCGCCCTAAATGCGTAAATTCAAGTGTTTCGCTGTGCGCATGAGCGTGGAGAACGAGAA
Proteins encoded in this window:
- a CDS encoding SIS domain-containing protein, translated to MSRITFHDGQDGQPEALERVAAHVRAQLAAPALDALRAAQKPLFAGIGASFAALAVPVEVLRAHGVPAQRVLSSEIEDGLTGFDTDVLLGISQGGRSSETIAAFKAAEGARTVAVLNVTPSPLAELAELAVDMGNEPDSYASTVGFTGTIVALDLIAGAIAGRDDDPWHGIGAHVRTVRERAAAAIAPLRARAATTVAADCVASGASRASAEEAALLLREVPRIPAAASATRNYLHGEMESAGNTLHLVFGDGREIDLARSLSDAGHLTLLVTAEDIAPGDHLGVVRLPATSAAPRVVLETVAVQELVQALSAERDVPIESFVFANDDTKEGGVDPGDFAIGSPDLTHA